TCTAgtatctttgcttgttcttcccaAAACACCAAATATTCCAATCTCTATTTTTCCTTGCTTACAAAGGCAAGGTGGCCAAAACATCTAAAACTGTTCCACAAAAGGAAATTGCTCAGGTTCGGGTAAAGGAGGCCGTCGAGTGtcggtctcggagggagaccttTGAAGAAATCCATGCTCGGGGCTTTATTCTTCGATCGAGACCGATGGCCCCCGAATGACCATTTGAACTAGAGTTTGAGTAGCTCTTAGGATTAATaatcgagtgaggatttgctcgaactcgaaacaaagttagcccttaggctttataggtagtccccgagtgagagtttgctcgaactcgggttaAGATAGCCTTTGGGCTTTTACGATCAAGTGAGAAcctgctcgaacttgaagtaaagttagcccttaggctttatagatagtccccgagtgagagtttgctcgaactcgggttaagatagcccttgggcttttatgATCAAGTGAgaacttgctcgaacttgaagtaaagttagcccttaggctttatagatagtccccgagtgagagtttgctcgaactcgggttaagatagcccttgggcttttatgATCATGTGagaacttgctcgaactcgaagtagaaTTAGCCCTTAGGCCTTTGTATTTGTTACGGACTTCGGACGTCTTCGATCCGCGTTAATTTGGCTGTAGCCTCTTTAGTTCGGAACTTGCCTCTTGGGCTTACTTTTTGTTTCACTTCGAGCTTGTCCGAAGTGTCAGTTCCCGAGTGGGATGGCCGTGGCCTGTAAAATCGAAGGTCGCCCTTAAGGTCTTATGGTCTCGAAATGTTAGTAGTTCGATTTCATTTGTTTTTTCGTACGGCAGTCCTCAAGCGTGGGGTTAGTTGTTCGAACTTCCGTCATGATCGGCCCTTAGGCCTGTTTACACAATTGATCAAGAGTATGAAATAGAAAATTTTTCTAAAAGCAAGAGATATCGggaaggaaaaatacttctttcaatagatgATTATACATGCGTGCATGTTTGATGTTAGGGCTCGAGTAACCTATATGGGCATGGTTCAtctgaccgtttgacccttacaacaTTTTCCTATCGAGGCCCTGTTGTCATGAAGTAATTTCCTTGCAACAAAGTAGATATTCGAGGGTAACGCCCCCCAGTACCTGAGGCTTATTGTAGGGAACCTCGGATATTGTTGAACTGCTCTAAGTTATCGCGAACAATGGTTGCTTCGTtagaaacctcgccggaaaaacccatttgggacaaaaaccggcctaagggaaaaagagtgcaacgcgtgttTTAAGATCCAAAGCTTCGTGCCGATCCTTGTCGAtagcctgcaagtgttagtcgaAAACATAGAAAGAATCGGAATGGGGTCATACCTTTATTCGGATTTTGGATATTTAACGTGATCTTCCTAGGCATCAGGCCCTCGTgaattttgacctcgatcattcTCCTCTCATTTTGTGCGAAGCTTCGCCCAGACCCGCTGCCTCTACGGTCTCCGTTGTAcggttgatatcgatctctatTCGACCTCGGCCCCCGATTGATATCCCTTTTGATCCTATCCATGGGCGCGCTAGGATAAACGGACCCCGAAGGAGTCCCtagttgatcatcctcgaccctgatcttcgactgatatCGATTATGTACGTCGCCCCAAGTGACAGCCGGGTACTCGATTAAACTttgcttcaactgctgtgaagcttTGGAACTCCGAGTgttgagaccttgagtgaaagcttgaacaacctaGTCATCGGTGACCGGAGGCAAATCCATCCTCTCCGtttggaaccgagatacgaattccctgagcatctcgttatttttctgccttaccttgaaaaggtccgacttcctcgTTGCAATTTTAATGGCTCCagcgtgtgcctttacaaaagaatctgcaagcatagcaaacgaatcaatagagttagggggtaagttatgataccatattaAGGCCCCCTTTGATAcagattcaatttcatcatcttccaagtcatttcctttgatggcGCACGTATACGAGGTGACGTGTTCATTCGGATAGGTCGTCCCGTTATACTTGGGAATCTCGGGCATAcagaacttctttggaatgggcttcGGGGCCGCACTCTGAGGAAAAGGTTTCTGCACGAACTTTTTTGAATCCTCCAAGCCCTTTAAGATCGGGGGTGCCCCCAGTATCTGATCAACTCGGGAGTTATATGTCTCCACTTTCTTGTCATTATCTTCAATCTTTTTATCTCCCGACTCGATCcttttagtgagctcctcgagaaTTTTCATAATCGTGGGATCAGTCCCCGATCCATTACCGTTTGATCTTTCTGGCACCGGCTCAGTTTGGCGAGTAATTTCTGGTTCGACCACACTTGGAGTTTTATGTTGACTTTGAAGCTGAGCGATAGCAACCTGTTGAGCctgtagcatctcgaatattacctGGAGACTAACTCCCCCATCTCCTATAccctgtgttccttggccacCGGATCGGACTTCCCTGCGTACACTTCCTTCGGGGTCTGCGCCTAAATCCGCATTCAAAGCGATGTGTTAACTAACATCGACCGGTTCCACTATTGGCACTTCCCTGGGATTAATCGGTGGCACACCGGCTCCCGGAGCAACTACATTGTTGTTTTCCCCATGAAATCCAAGACCATCATCGCCATGTACgggtgcgttttgtgagtttgacatgttttaacctgaaaacaaagaatctttgacaagaacaagtgtgaaaataacGTGTGTTATTAGAATCAGCActgaaacaatcactattatctttagccctacggtgggcgccaaactgtttaccctaaaatctgagtaacaattaaatttgtattgaggtcttaaagatacgtgatttagTCCAGTACTAATTGATAAACAAGAAGATAAACGTATAAATTAAGTGAACAAGCTAAACCAAACCAGTGAATGAACGAGCCTCGACCTCGAGCGGTGATGACCTCGAGGTGCACTAGTATGAACAGTAAGCGAAGGACAATAAAGCTAAGGAATAAGTCTGATGAGAGGTGAACGAAAAGTAAGATTGTATATGCTTTGCCAATGATTGATGCCATTTACAAATGAATGGGCTCCCcgctcccctttatataataggggagtcctaaataaggtacatttccatTCCTAGTAAGGAATCTAATTGTACAGCTGTCTAGCTGCCTAGTACGAATTCGTACAAATCCGTTCCGGAATTCACGCCTTGATCTTTGTGCCATTGCGGGAATCTCGTTTATTCTGTTACAAGCCCATAACGGCATTATCTCGAGGCCGGTCATGTTTGCCTCGATATTCATCGGATACTTCGATTATCAAGCTTCGACCTCCGCCATTGGGCTCGAGCTCGGTCCATACTGAACTTGGGCTCGAAGCGACTCTTCGAGCCCATGAAATCGGGCATacctgattttgaccgtatacaaactGAAACTCGAACAATCCGGATCATTTTGTAACTGTTGAACTTTATGAAACTTCTCCGTGGTTCAACTTTTGAAATGAAACTTGACAAATAGGGGGGGATTAAACAACTAAATTAGAATTGAGGtgtaattgttgttgttttagAATTGTTATTAAAAAATGAAGTTGATGGTTTCCTCACTTTTGACATCTTAGATTTTGTTTATGTTTAAAGAGGATTTAGTAGTTGACATCACATCTTTGTTTGCttctcctttttttcctttttggttgaaATATCAGCACAAGAATTGAAGCACGGAGGATTCTGGCCGTCCAATTGCAACCCTTATCTATCACTACCTTCAGTGATAACGACACAGAAGGTGGATGGATTCTCTTTCAATATTACTTCTCTATTCACTGTGTGATAAACATGCTTTTGTATTGTTGCCGTGTCAGGGTCCACTAGTGTTTGAAATTTTCCCAGCTTCACACAGTCACTAACTTGGTCTTGAAGCAGATTTGGGTCCACACATTGGTCCCATTAAGCAAAGTTACCATGTCTTTTTTATGCTTCTCATGTTATTTATGCTTAATTTGAAGAACTCAACACCAAAGTTTATACAAAGTGTTTAATTATACTAACTTAAGATTTGGATCCAATATGGATGTAATGAGTGCATTTGCGTCCATTAGAcccaatttttattattattattataataataataattattattattacaaaGGTGCACCCACTACCTTCAAGTCTACTCGTAACTCGTGCAAGTATTAGTTAACCTTTGTAATTGTTTGGTATAAGTTGTTTAGTACTTTCTATAGTAGGTCTTCTGGGGATAATAACTCTACTTTTGATTGATCATTGTTGTTTTTCTTCACAAGCATAACTAATATCGCAACATGCTAACTGCCGTTACTCTTCTGTTGGCAGCAATATGAGAGAGTTGTGCTTGCTTTGACGTTTCCTTTGGTGACCCTGAATCATGATGTTGTTGTTATTAGTATGACATGGGTTTTTAGAAAGAGAGGATTGGATAAAAGTAGACATGGGGGCTATTGGTGGTGAAGAACTGATGAAGTGGGAGAAAATGCAAGGGACGGCACTGAGTGGTGAAGAGAAGATTCTGGTTTTGGTGAGGTTGAGGCCTCTGAGTGAGAAGGAAATTGCAAGGAATGAAGCTTCTGATTGGGAATGCATCAATGAAACCACCATTTTCTATAGGAACAGTTTCCAGGAGACGTCTGGACTTCCAACTGCTTATACTTTCGGTAAGAAAACTCCCCATTTCAAGCCTTTGCATTTGGACTTGCTGTTACTCTTAATTCACAATGGAGAATGTGATCATTCAGAGCTATGTTAAGGGTTAGATCTCAAGTACCATATGAAAATGATTTGCCATTGTAATAGATGTTATTTTTCCTCTATCTTATTGTTGTCCCCCCCCCCCTGAAAATAGACAAAGTGTTTAGGGGAGACTGCACAACAAGGGAAGTGTACGAAGGAGGAACAAAGGATATTGCCCTTTCAGTTGTCAGGGGAATCAACTGTGAGTGTTCTCTTTGTATGTCTTTATATTCTTACTTTTATCTCCTTATAAAGTGAAAGACATCTTATCCATTACAACAATCTTAACATATTATTTCAGCAACTATCTTTGCTTATGGACAAACAAGCAGCGGAAAGACATACACCATGAATGGAATTACTGAGTATACAGTGGCAGATATATACGACTACATGAAAAAGGTAAATCTTTTTGAACCGATGTATTGGATAACTTAAATGCCAACTATGAACAGAGTTCATGTGTTGCGTCTCATTACTAAATGGCATTATATTTGCTTTGCATTAGGTATGCTCAGCTGTAAATACTAAAttgcatttcttctttatttgctTGTTCCTTGAGTTTTTGCAAAGGTAATATTTCCTTTTCCTGTCCAGCATGAAGAAAGATCTTTTGTTTTAAAGTTTTCTGCTATGGAGATTTACAACGAAGTTGTTAGAGACCTCCTCAGTTCAGATAGTACGCCGCTAAGAATGCTCGATGATCCTGAGGTGGGTTTCTATTTCTATGTTTTGCAGCCTGTAAAGACAATAATTTCTAGTTCTGTACACAAGCACTGTCATCGAAAagctcaaaataatttcatataatttTGAGTTCTGCAGAACGGGACCATCATTGAGAAACTCACAGAAGAAACTTTACTGGACTGGGATCATCTCAAAGAGCTCTTATCCATCTGTGAAGGCAGGTGTATTACCCCAGCTCTTTTAGATTCTATCAATGTCTAGCAGTGGCACCAAAATTAGTTTCTCCGTGTATCACAAGTTTTGTGGCCCTTTGCAGCTCAAAGACAAACCGGGGAGACCTATCTTAACAAAGCTAGTTCCAGGTCTCATCAAATTCTTAGATTGGTATGCCCCTGTTCTCTCTCTGTCTTGAACAATTTCCTGTGAATTGTGATACATGATCCAGGAGGAAAGACTTATGAACTGGACTCTTTTGGTTTTGCTTTCTTCAGACAATTGAAAGTTCAGCTCGTGAGTTTATAGGGAAGGAGAACAAAACAACTCTTGCTGCGAGTGTGGTACCTGTCAATTAGTTTCCTTTATGATTTTTTTTGGGCATCAACACATGGCCTCCTGATGGAAGGTTTATGATCTTTGAATGAAGAACTTTGTTGATCTGGCGGGAAGTGAACGTGCATCTCAGGCGCTGTCTGTTGGGCAAAGACTGAAAGAAGGCTGTCATATTAATCGCAGTTTACTGACCCTAGGAACTGTCATTCGCAAGCTCGGGTATCATGCTTCTCTCTTAAATCACCTTCCTGATAGGGTGCATATCATTAGTTGATGAAACTATATATGAATGGTTAAGTATGTACTAGATTTCTGTGGTCATTATTCCACAATTCATGTTGGGGATGTCACCTTTGCATATCCCACAGACTAGTGAGGTTAAACTTTACGCTACAAATATCTTAGTATTACTTTGTTTTATGTAAATTTTCTTAGTATCAACATTGATCTAAACCATGGACGAGTCGTTCCTTCTTTCACTCTCTATTAGCTGTTTATACATGCAATTCTGTTTTCCTACTTCCTTAGTCTGAAGCACATCTTTGTGTATCTATGTTGTATAATTGCAGCATGGGAAGACATGGGCATGTGAACTACAGGGACTCTAAGCTAACACGTATCCTTCAACCTGCGTTAGGAGGCAACGCGAGAACTGCCATTGTTTGCACTCTGAGCCCTGTACAGAGTCATACTGAGCAATCTCGAAATACACTTTTATTTGCCAGCTGCGCCAAAGAAGTGACTACTAATGCGCAGGCCAATGTAGTCATGTCCGACAAGGCGTTGGTGAAGCATCTACAGAAAGAGTTAGCTAGATTAGAGAGCGAAATAAGAACTCCTATAACTGCTTGTGATCATGTGGCATTGCTGAGGAAGAAAGATCAGCAGATTGAAAAGGTGATCCTTTCTTCCTAAAGACTCTTGCTCTTGTGCTTGCAATTTAGCAAAAGTGGCTAGTAGACTGTGAATAGGCCAACAGGAGTTGTACGATGTCTGGAAACACAGACATGTTTTGTTTTCTGCATATCCCGATGCTTCTAATAAAAGGCTTCTCTGCATATCCCATGCTTTTGACAAAGTATTGAAATCACTTTTCCAGTTAATAAAGTACTTCACTTGTCTCATCTTATATGATAGTATTTGACTTGACATGGAAGACAGATGTTAGTTTGATTTCTCTGTTCTACCAatgatagtaaaataaaatattaaaataacggTTGAAAAGTTAATCTGATAGAAAAATATAACATCAATATTTAAAATTTGTGTAGTTCAATGAATTACTCAATTCTTTTATaaagtaaaattttattttacatttactCAGATGAAAGCATCCTTATTTCAGGTTTTAGCAGTATATGCAAATGTTTTCGTAATTGAAGCATTTCTACTGACAATATTTCCTGTCCAATCTGGAAAAAGTTGATTTCTTTGGCAGTTACTTATGAAAGTACCCTTTGCTTTGCAtccttcttctggatttcatggtgtttctATTTatcctattattgttgttgtgatactaatattgtctcctttttgtcctttttttttttttttttttgagccgagggtctttcggaaacagcctctctactccttcggggtaggggtaaggcctgcgtacacactaccctccccagaccccattagtgggattttactgggttgttgttgttgttgttacttatGAAAGTAAATCACTAAACTATTTATCAAGTGGAGCTCAGTTCGATCTGACATTATTTTGATTATAGAATATTCACTTGGTTTATGTGGTTCTATATGCAGTTAGAGAATGAAATGAGGGAATTAACTAAGCAGCGTAATCTTGCTCAATCCCGGGTTGAGGATTTGCTGCAGATGTTTGGAAATGATAAAATTTCCAGCCAAAGGGTTTGTATAATGTCTTGTGATTGAGTTAGACATTCGAGCTGTCCTTCATTTGTTGCTTATATCTCAAACTTTTCAGGGTGCATCAAGTCTACTTCCTAAATCACTAGAAGGGAACATGTTTGGAGATGAATGCTCAGTATCTGACTCAATAGCTAAAGCTGAGTCATATAACAGGGACAGTGAAAGTGATGCCACATCCTATGCTATACCTGCTCAATGTAGTGGTAACTTTGGTTTGCATTATCGACATCAAAGGAGCAAAAATTTTGCTTTTGTGACAGGAGAAGATTCTGATGACTTTTGCAAGGAAGTTCAATGTATTGAGGTGGATGAGCCTGGTGGAAATAGAACCTTTGAATCCTTTAGCTTATCAAACAACGAGAATGGAGAAAGAATATCTCCTCCTTCCAGCAATGGACATGTTGACCATAGGGAGCTATCACCACTGTCTCATGGACAAGCAAGCAGCACTAGAAATTGCTTTCCTCATGGGCCTTTGGGGCAGAAAATGCATGACAAACAGAAGACTACAGATTCTCTTGCCAGATTTCACCCTCTTGATTCATCTCCATGTGCCCTTTCAACTAGTATATCAGGTTCTATAAACGTGAAATTAACAAGAAGCAGGAGCTCTAGAGAAAATCTAATGATTGGCTCGTTTTCACCTGAATCTGGGATAGTAGAACAAAGAGAGACTACCCCAACTGACGAGCAAGAGAGAGATTTTCCAGGTAGCCCTGAAGGCCTCCAAAGGAAGCACTGGAAATATCCTCCATTAATTTACGGGAAAACCAGACCTAAATTGTCAAGAAACAATTCACAGTCCTCTAACTGTAGCGCTTTCATGGATGAGCTAAAAAGTGGCAGCAACGCCCCTGGAGATGAGGATATCCCAAGTGTTGACACTTTTGTGGCAGGCCTGAAGGAGATGGCTAAGCTTGAGTATGATAATCAACTGCACAATCAGGTCTGGACTATATTCTTTCCTACTTAAGCTTGTTTGGGGTACCTTGTTTGTTTTCTTCCTGTAAGTTTTGTTAGCATGGCTTTACAGTTAGATATGCAGAACTTACCTTGTGCGTGCCATTTTGCTTTGGTCAATTTAGTGGCAGATAATGCTTGCATAGCCACTTTCTACTCTTCCATGTTTGCGGTTATTGCAGTGACATAAAATAGTTATTCAGCTAGAACAGTGCATGCAGATATCATATATTAGACTCTCTTGTTAGTTTGCTTTTACTTTGTTTGTGGCAACTTTATTTTAGCAATTGGCTGAATTTTTGGATTGATGCGTCTACCAAGACTTTTCCTTATTAACTGATGTCAGAATGTTCTCACTCTCTTTAAATATCTTTACTAGAGAAATTCAATGTCAATAAACATCATAGACCGGAGTAATCACTTGGAAAAGCTGGTCTTTATCCTGAACTTTGTCCTCATTAGATGCATACTGATATCTGTGCTAGGCTCAAGATTCTGGGAAGTCGAAAAGGAATATAAAAAATGTCGGATTGGATCCTATGCCAGACTCATTGGAAGTTCCTTCAGATTGGCCTCTTGAATTTGGGAAGCTGCAAAAAAGGATAATTGAACTTTGGCAGACTTGCCATATTTCATTGATCCACAGGACATATTTCTTCCTGCTGTTTAAAGGTGACCCTTTGGACTCTATTTACATGGAGGTCGAGGTAAGAAGACTTTCATTCCTGAAGGAGACATTTCTCAAAGGAAATTCATCTTTTCAAGGTGGTCAGACAGTCAGTCTTGCGTCAAGGTAAAATTTGCACCATGCTGCTCTCCTGCACTCTTGTTTAATATGTTTTGTCTCTTGTGTATTTTTATACACTCCCTCCTCTCATGCATTCATTTAAATTAGATCAGAGTTTTTTAATTCTTGATACCCTTTTAATGTGTTTGAACCGTATAGGCTGGTAAATTAATAGCTTGACCTAATGCAATATATCAAATCTTGATATATTGCACCTGTGCATCATCTGCTAATTTGAATCAAATTATCTTTTCTCTAATTACAGCCTCAAAGCTCTTTGCCGTGAGAGAGCTACGGTAAGCAGGCTCATATATAAAAGGTTTCCAGGAGATGAGAGAAATGAGATCTTCCATGAATGGGGCATAAAGTTAAGCTCCAAAAGGAGGAGACACCAACTGATTCATCGTTTGTGGAGCGACACAGATATGAATCACGTGATGGAAAGTGCTGCAATTGTTGCAAAGCTGATTAAGTTCTCTGAGCAGGCGCCTGCTCTAAAGGAGATGTTTGGGCTTAGCATCATACCTCCTCCACGCATCGTTAACGATGTCCTTAGGCTGGAAGAACAGTATGGCATCTCTACTGTAAGCTTCTGGAACTGTGGTGGGAAGAAATGAAATTAGTGTATGCTTATTGTTGCTCGGATTAACTGCATGTTTGTCTacctcattttaatttttgattacgcattcacaaaaaagaaaaaaaagaaaaaagaaaaaagaaaaaagaaactatAATTTACGAATCACACTTGGAGAGGGAGGAACCAAAATATCTCGATTAGTGTCACCATTTTACATATCTCTGATTTTTACCATCCAATGAAATTAAATCTGCTCTTTGTTCTTCACATATGAAACTTTTCTGCTCTACATTTAACAAACTGATCGGCAATCATGTCTTGATTTTCCGCTAACTTTTTCATGTAACCAACAACAATTGGCAGCTTGCATCCCCTTTGGTTCTTTTTCGAACAAAGTTCCAAACTGGCTTTTCAACTATGCAGATAGTTTAACTATGCAGTGCATAACACTTTGCCAGCAAAAAATATCCGGGTGCTGGGATCGAAATAACAAGGCGTCATGCAAAAAGCCTTGGTGATGATAAATCGGATATCAGAAATATATTGTAATATGATTTGATCAATTGAGCTATATATAAGAAAACTAATATGAAAGAAAAAACTATTGAGAGAATGATCTCCCCTCAAACAAGACTATCTTAATGACTACATTGTGAATACTATTGTGTTAAAGGAGGGATCCTTAATTTGTAGAGGCTCCAAGGAAGGGATATGTCGAATATAGAAGAGATATATTTTTCCCTTTTGGGAAATATAAATTAATTATGGTAAATATATTGTCATTCcttcaagtaaaagaaaaattcaaatatagtcagaAAATTAGGGCAAACCCTAATAATTCTCCCGTTTGGCCTAAATTTTCTTGATAAAACTTGATATGTTTGCTTCACATCTTCATCATTACTGCTTGACATAGTTAAAAATAggtaaaaattcaaaattgaagtCGTGAGTCTTAAAAGAAGTAAGCACGAGTTAAAATTTTTGGAGCCCTGCATTAAAAGTGAGCAGAGTTAAAAGTaaatcaattatggtaaatattcTGCCATTCcttcaagtaaaagaaaaattcaaatatggtaagaaaatcaggaGAAACCCTAACAATTCTCCCCTTTTGCCTAAATTTTCTTGATAAAACTTGATATATTTTCTTCACATCTTCATCATTACTTCTTAACATAGTTAAAAGTTGGTACAAATTGAAAATTGAAGCCGTGTGTGTTAAAAGTAAGCACGAGTCAAAAATGTTGGAGCCCTGCATTAAAAGTGAGCAGGGTTAAAAGTAAAGCCCTGCGTTAAAAGTGAACAGGGTTAAAAGTGAGAGTTCATACGTTACAATTAAGTATGAGTTGAAAATTGGAGCTCATAAGCAtgagttaaaattatttttatttttaaaatttagcaGCAGAAATATTGAAAATATTGTCTCTACCTGTAGTATTATGCACAATTCTTTTTGACAAATATTTTCATTATCATCAAATTGGCCATTGCTTGATCTGGACACCCCTTAACATGTCTTCAACCTCGCTCTAATACCATTTGTTAGCGTCATGCATAAGCTGATAAAGCAAACCTTGATGACGATAAAACAAATAACAAAGGagaaatttatcaaaatataatattataatatGACTTGGTCAATTGACACATACATATGAGTAAagtaatgtaaaaaaaaaaactattaagAGAATAATCTCACCCTAAGCAAGACTTTTTAGTGACTATTATTTGATTTTGTGAAGGAggaatcctcaatttatagaggtAAGAAAAGGGATCTGTCGAATATGGAAGagatctatatttttcttttaggGAAAGTAAATCAATTACGATTAATATTCTACCCTTCattcaagtaaaagaaaaatccaaatatGGTAAAAAAAATCAGGGCAAATCCTAACAAATCTCCCTTTTGGCTTGAATTTTCTTGACAAAACTTGATCCGCTTTCTTCACGCAATCTTCATTATTACTGCGTGACATGATTAAAAATAGGTACGGATTGAAAATTGAAACAATGTGTTTAAAGTGAACACGAGTTAAATTTTTTGAATCCTGCATTAAAAATAAGCAGGGTTAAAAGTAAAACCCTGCAtcaaaagtgagtagtattaaaAGTGAGACTCCATGCTTAACAGTAAGCATGAGTTGAAAGTCCAGCTC
This DNA window, taken from Nicotiana tabacum cultivar K326 chromosome 4, ASM71507v2, whole genome shotgun sequence, encodes the following:
- the LOC107785897 gene encoding kinesin-like protein KIN-7F isoform X2, with the protein product MGAIGGEELMKWEKMQGTALSGEEKILVLVRLRPLSEKEIARNEASDWECINETTIFYRNSFQETSGLPTAYTFDKVFRGDCTTREVYEGGTKDIALSVVRGINSTIFAYGQTSSGKTYTMNGITEYTVADIYDYMKKHEERSFVLKFSAMEIYNEVVRDLLSSDSTPLRMLDDPENGTIIEKLTEETLLDWDHLKELLSICEAQRQTGETYLNKASSRSHQILRLTIESSAREFIGKENKTTLAASVNFVDLAGSERASQALSVGQRLKEGCHINRSLLTLGTVIRKLGMGRHGHVNYRDSKLTRILQPALGGNARTAIVCTLSPVQSHTEQSRNTLLFASCAKEVTTNAQANVVMSDKALVKHLQKELARLESEIRTPITACDHVALLRKKDQQIEKLENEMRELTKQRNLAQSRVEDLLQMFGNDKISSQRGASSLLPKSLEGNMFGDECSVSDSIAKAESYNRDSESDATSYAIPAQCSGNFGLHYRHQRSKNFAFVTGEDSDDFCKEVQCIEVDEPGGNRTFESFSLSNNENGERISPPSSNGHVDHRELSPLSHGQASSTRNCFPHGPLGQKMHDKQKTTDSLARFHPLDSSPCALSTSISGSINVKLTRSRSSRENLMIGSFSPESGIVEQRETTPTDEQERDFPGSPEGLQRKHWKYPPLIYGKTRPKLSRNNSQSSNCSAFMDELKSGSNAPGDEDIPSVDTFVAGLKEMAKLEYDNQLHNQRNSMSINIIDRSNHLEKLVFILNFVLIRCILISVLGSRFWEVEKEYKKCRIGSYARLIGSSFRLAS
- the LOC107785897 gene encoding putative inactive kinesin-like protein KIN-7B isoform X3; the protein is MILRTGPSLRNSQKKLYWTGIISKSSYPSVKAAQRQTGETYLNKASSRSHQILRLTIESSAREFIGKENKTTLAASVNFVDLAGSERASQALSVGQRLKEGCHINRSLLTLGTVIRKLGMGRHGHVNYRDSKLTRILQPALGGNARTAIVCTLSPVQSHTEQSRNTLLFASCAKEVTTNAQANVVMSDKALVKHLQKELARLESEIRTPITACDHVALLRKKDQQIEKLENEMRELTKQRNLAQSRVEDLLQMFGNDKISSQRGASSLLPKSLEGNMFGDECSVSDSIAKAESYNRDSESDATSYAIPAQCSGNFGLHYRHQRSKNFAFVTGEDSDDFCKEVQCIEVDEPGGNRTFESFSLSNNENGERISPPSSNGHVDHRELSPLSHGQASSTRNCFPHGPLGQKMHDKQKTTDSLARFHPLDSSPCALSTSISGSINVKLTRSRSSRENLMIGSFSPESGIVEQRETTPTDEQERDFPGSPEGLQRKHWKYPPLIYGKTRPKLSRNNSQSSNCSAFMDELKSGSNAPGDEDIPSVDTFVAGLKEMAKLEYDNQLHNQAQDSGKSKRNIKNVGLDPMPDSLEVPSDWPLEFGKLQKRIIELWQTCHISLIHRTYFFLLFKGDPLDSIYMEVEVRRLSFLKETFLKGNSSFQGGQTVSLASSLKALCRERATVSRLIYKRFPGDERNEIFHEWGIKLSSKRRRHQLIHRLWSDTDMNHVMESAAIVAKLIKFSEQAPALKEMFGLSIIPPPRIVNDVLRLEEQYGISTVSFWNCGGKK
- the LOC107785897 gene encoding kinesin-like protein KIN-7E isoform X1; the encoded protein is MGAIGGEELMKWEKMQGTALSGEEKILVLVRLRPLSEKEIARNEASDWECINETTIFYRNSFQETSGLPTAYTFDKVFRGDCTTREVYEGGTKDIALSVVRGINSTIFAYGQTSSGKTYTMNGITEYTVADIYDYMKKHEERSFVLKFSAMEIYNEVVRDLLSSDSTPLRMLDDPENGTIIEKLTEETLLDWDHLKELLSICEAQRQTGETYLNKASSRSHQILRLTIESSAREFIGKENKTTLAASVNFVDLAGSERASQALSVGQRLKEGCHINRSLLTLGTVIRKLGMGRHGHVNYRDSKLTRILQPALGGNARTAIVCTLSPVQSHTEQSRNTLLFASCAKEVTTNAQANVVMSDKALVKHLQKELARLESEIRTPITACDHVALLRKKDQQIEKLENEMRELTKQRNLAQSRVEDLLQMFGNDKISSQRGASSLLPKSLEGNMFGDECSVSDSIAKAESYNRDSESDATSYAIPAQCSGNFGLHYRHQRSKNFAFVTGEDSDDFCKEVQCIEVDEPGGNRTFESFSLSNNENGERISPPSSNGHVDHRELSPLSHGQASSTRNCFPHGPLGQKMHDKQKTTDSLARFHPLDSSPCALSTSISGSINVKLTRSRSSRENLMIGSFSPESGIVEQRETTPTDEQERDFPGSPEGLQRKHWKYPPLIYGKTRPKLSRNNSQSSNCSAFMDELKSGSNAPGDEDIPSVDTFVAGLKEMAKLEYDNQLHNQAQDSGKSKRNIKNVGLDPMPDSLEVPSDWPLEFGKLQKRIIELWQTCHISLIHRTYFFLLFKGDPLDSIYMEVEVRRLSFLKETFLKGNSSFQGGQTVSLASSLKALCRERATVSRLIYKRFPGDERNEIFHEWGIKLSSKRRRHQLIHRLWSDTDMNHVMESAAIVAKLIKFSEQAPALKEMFGLSIIPPPRIVNDVLRLEEQYGISTVSFWNCGGKK